Proteins found in one Streptococcus mitis genomic segment:
- the comE gene encoding competence system response regulator transcription factor ComE, with protein MKVLILEDVIEHQVRLERILDEISKESNIPISYKTTGKVREFEEYIENDEVNQLYFLDIDIHGIEKKGFEVAQLIRHYNPYAIIVFITSRSEFATLTYKYQVSALDFVDKDINDELFKKRIEQNIFYTKSMLLENEDVVDYFDYNYKGNDLKIPYHDILYIETTGVSHKLRIIGKNFAKEFYGTMTDIQEKDKHTQRFYSPHKSFLVNIGNIREIDRKNLEIVFYEDHRCPISRLKIRKLKDILEKKSQK; from the coding sequence ATGAAAGTTTTAATTTTAGAAGATGTTATTGAACATCAAGTGAGACTAGAGAGAATATTGGATGAAATTTCGAAAGAATCGAATATTCCAATATCATACAAGACAACGGGAAAAGTCCGTGAATTTGAAGAATACATTGAAAACGACGAAGTAAACCAGCTTTATTTCCTAGATATCGATATTCATGGAATTGAGAAAAAGGGATTTGAAGTGGCTCAGCTCATTCGTCATTACAATCCTTACGCTATTATCGTCTTTATCACAAGTCGATCAGAGTTTGCGACTCTAACATATAAATATCAGGTATCAGCCTTAGATTTTGTTGATAAGGATATCAATGATGAGTTATTTAAGAAGAGAATTGAGCAAAATATATTCTACACGAAGAGTATGTTACTTGAAAATGAAGATGTGGTAGATTATTTTGACTACAATTACAAGGGAAATGATTTAAAAATTCCTTACCATGATATTTTGTATATTGAAACGACAGGAGTTTCTCATAAATTGCGCATTATTGGTAAAAATTTTGCCAAAGAGTTTTACGGTACCATGACAGATATTCAGGAAAAGGACAAACATACTCAGAGATTTTATTCTCCTCATAAGTCATTTTTGGTAAATATAGGCAATATCAGAGAAATTGATCGAAAAAACTTAGAAATTGTTTTCTATGAAGACCATCGTTGTCCTATTTCAAGATTAAAAATTAGAAAATTAAAAGATATTCTAGAGAAAAAATCTCAAAAGTAA